The DNA region TGAGATCCGGAACCAGATCCTTGACCACTTTCATATGCGGCAGCGGGTAGACCTTGACCGCCCCTTTGACCTCGTCGAGCCCCTTGAGGCAGGCGAGATCGTTGGTGCCGTCGATGTTCATGGCGCAGGAACCGCAGATGCCTTCCCGGCAGGAGCGGCGGAAGGTCAGCGTTGGATCGATCTCGTTTTTGATCTTGATGAGCGCATCGAGCACCATCGGCCCGCACTGCTCTTCGTTGACCCAATACGTGTCGATACGCGGCGTCTCTTCCTCGTCCGGGTTCCAGCGGTAGATCCGGAACTCGCGCCATTTGCCGGCGAGGTCCGGTGCGTTCCAGGTTTTGCCCACGCGGATCTTGGAGTTCTTGGGAAGCGTGAGCTGAACCATGGCGTGCGGCGCCTCGCGATAGACGGAAGGAAATTAAGGGTATTGCTTTTCATGAGACTGCGACGGAGGCCTGTCAACGCCTCGTTGTGCGCACATCATGCGGTGCTTTAGCCTAATCCCTCAGAGAGTTGCGCGGAGACGGAAACCGCGCCGCCGGCTTGAGTTACGCATCGTGCCAAGGCCCGCGGAATGGTTTTAAGCTCCCTCCACTGAGGGGTTTCTACCGAATTGAGATAACTCAAATTATATAAGCAAAAACAAATAGTTGAATTGTCATAAATCCACAGCCTCAAAGGTCTAGAAGGAACCCGCCGGGGGGTTCAGTCCCGGGAAGCAGAGCGCAGGCGGAGGGCCACGCTCTATGCAAATGTCCACGAGACAATGGAGATTTAGCGTGAACACAAAGTTCATCGCCTTCACGGCGGCTTCTGCCGTCGCTATGGCTGCGTTCGCTGGTGCGGCATCGGCGCGCGAGATCAAGATCGTCGGCTCCTCGACAGTGTTCCCCTACACGCAGGCTGTTGCCGAGGAGTTCGCCAAGAAGGGTGGTACGGCTCCGACCGTCGAATCGACCGGTACGGGCGGCGGCATGAAGATCTTCTGCCAGGGCATCGGGGAGGGTCATCCCGACCTGACCGGCGCCTCCCGCGCAATGAAGAAGTCGGAGTGGGAACTCTGCGAGAAGAACGGCGTCACGGACGTGACCGAGCTCCTCCTCGGCTATGACGGCCTCTCCGTTGCCAACTCGCGTAAGGGCAAAAAGATCGACGTCACCAAGGAGCAGCTCTACAAGGCCCTGGCTGCCAAGGTGCCGGTTGACGGCAAGCTCGTTGCCAACACTTACAAGAAGTGGTCGGAGATCGACTCGTCGCTCCCGGAAATCGCCATCATTGCTTATGGCCCGCCCCCGACCTCCGGCACGCGCGACGCCTTCGTCGAACTCGTCTTCCACGAGGTCTGCGAAAAGTCCAAGGAGGGCTATTGGGCCGATACGAAGAAGTCCGCCAGCAAAGAGGACTTCGGCAAGATGCTCAAGGAAGACTGCACCGCGATGCGCACCGACGGCCCCTTCATCGAAGCGGGTGAGAACGACAACCTGATCGTTCAGCGTCTTGAGGCGGATGCGAATGCCGTCGGCATCTTCGGCTACTCGTTCCTGTTCGAGAACCAGGATAAGCTGCAGGCTCTGACGATCGGCGGCGTCGAGCCGTCCATGGAGACCATCGCCTCGGGCGACTACGGCATCTCGCGTCCGCTGTTCATCTACATCAAGAACCCGCACCGCAAGGTGATCAAGGGCATGGACGACTTCGTCAAGGAGTACGTCAGCGACGAGGCTATGAGCAAGGACGGCTACCTCTCCGAGCGCGGACTCGTCGCTCTTGACGAGGCGAAGCTCAAGGAAGTTCAGGAAGCCGCCCTCAACGCCAAGGGCATGAACGTCCCGACGAACTAAGACGGGTTCCCCGACAGGGCGTCCGGATCCGCATCGTCGGATCCGGCGCTCTTCGGGTCTTTATTGAAGCCGCGAGAGCAATAAGACGAAGCTCTTGTGTGCGTGAAATTACGAGTTCCGACTGCTTGGACCCCCGCATTGGGTTTTCTTGAGAGTCGGGCCAAGAGCGGGATGCGCCCGGAATGCTCAGCTACGTTTTTCTGGCCTTGTTGCTTCTGGTTTTGACCGGTTTCTTCCTGGGCCGCCGCAAGGCCACTGGGGTCGCCGCGTCGGAAGACACCAGACTACATTCGCTCGCCGGCTACCACGGCTGGTTCGTCGCCGCATGGATAGGGATCCCATCGTTCCTCCTTGTCCTTCTCTGGCTTCTGTTTCAGGGAACAGTGATCGACTGGCTCCTTGTCGGCAGTCTACCGCCGGAGCGCGTCGAAGGTCTCGACAAAGGCCGCCTCGCGCTTCTGGTCAGTGAGATCAAGTCGGTTGCGGCCGGAAACGTGTTTGGCAAGCCGGACGAACTCGTGCTGGCCGCCGCCGAGCGCTACAACGCCTGGCTGGCGATTGCCCGCGCGGCCATGGTCGCGTTTGCCATCTCGCTGGCCCTCGCCGCGTTGGTGCTCGCGCGATCGCGCATCTCGACGCAGTTCCGCGCTCGCAACAACGTCGAGACGATCATGAGCGGCCTTATGATCGCTTGCTCTCTCATCGCGATCCTGACGACGCTCGGTATCGTCATCTCGCTGCTTTACGAATCCCTCCGCTTTTTCGATCGCGTGTCGCCCATCGAGTTTCTGACCGGCCTGAATTGGGAGCCTCAGATTCCGATCCGTGAGGGCCAGGTGACTGCGGGCGGCGCTTTCGGAGCCATCCCGGTTTTCGTCGGTACGCTTCTGATCGCCGTCATCGCCATGGCCGTCGCAACGCCCATCGGGCTGCTCGCCGCCGTCTATCTGACCGAATACGCCACCAGCAAGTTTCGCGCGATCATCAAGCCCGTTCTCGAGATTCTCGCCGGCATTCCGACGGTCGTCTACGGGTTCTTCGCAGTGCTGACTGTGGCTCCGGCAATGCGCAATTTCGGGCAGTTTGTCGGCGTCGATATCGCCCCCAACAGCGCATTTGCCGCCGGCGCCGTCATGGGCATCATGCTCATTCCTTTCATTTCGTCATTCTCCGACGATGCCATCTCCGCCGTGCCGCAGTCCCTGCGGGATGGCTCCTACGGTCTTGGCGCAACCAAGGGCGAGACGATAACGAAGGTGCTGCTGCCCGCCGCTCTGCCGGGAATCATGGGTGGCATCCTGCTCGCAGCGAGCCGCGCGATCGGCGAGACCATGATCGTGGTCATGGCGGCCGGTATCATTGCGTCGCTGACGCTGAACCCGCTTGAACCAGTCACCACCGTGACCGTGCAGATTGTCACGTTGCTGATCGGCGATACCGAGTTCGACAATCCGAAGACGTTGGCAGCGTTTGCGCTTGGCTTGGTTCTATTCCTCGTAACGTTGCTGCTCAACATCATCGCGCTCAGGATCGTACAAAAGTATCGGGAACAATATGACTGACACGACGGCAGCACCCATTGGGATGCAAGGGCGGCACGATTGGAACTCAGCTGACACTAGGCGGCGCGTGCGCCGTCGTTATGCAGCGAACCGGCGTCTCCAGATATACGGTCTCGGAGCTATCGGGTTTGCAATCCTGCTGCTCGGTACACTGTTTTCCTCTCTGATCTTCACCGGCTACGTAGCATTCACCACAACCAAGGTGAAACTCGCCGTGCACCTCGATGCGGGCGATATTGATCCGGCAAAGCCCGAGAGTGCAAACTACCGCAAGCTCACACGCGATGCGTTCCTCGCCTATTTCCCCGGGGTGAGCGGTCAGAAGGAGCAGAGAGATCTCCAAAAAATTCTCAGCTCCGGCGCGCCCTATATTGTTCGCGACTATATAGTCGCGAACAAAGGTGACATCGGCAACGTCGCAACGATTACCGTCCCGCTTTCTGATCCCTACGACCAACTCTACAAAGGCGTGATCCCCTCGCATATTGAGGCACTGAGTTCCGGCGCGATCGAGCGCTTCGACCGTCTGAAGGCACGCGGCGTCGTGAACGTGGACAACGGTGTCGGCCGCGTGCGGCTTGAGATGTTCATCAATCCGGCGGACATACCCGATGGAGACGTCGGCGCCGGCGACTATCAGCGCATGATCAACGAGGCGCTGCAGAGCTATTTCCCGGGCACGCCGTTCGAAGCTATCCGCAATATCATGTCCTCTGACGCGGCGACGGTTGTGAAGGAGCGCGTTGCGGCAGATCCTCAATTGATCGGCAAGACGATCGCTGTCGATCTGCCGCTCTCGGAGCATTACGACTCGCTGGCGCGCACCGGCAAGGCAATGATGCTCAACCCGCGTTTCTCGTCTCCAAAGGAGATCGAATGGTTCGAGAGCCTCAAGGAGCGCGGACTTCTTGCCTCGCCGTTTAGCTGGGAGATCTTCTTCAATCCGGACAGCCGCTTCCCCGAGCTTGCAGGTCTTGCCGGCGCCCTCACGGGCTCATTCCTGGCGTTGCTGGTGTGCTTCCTGCTGAGCTTCCCGGTAGGCATCGCAACCGCTTTCTATCTGGAGGAGTTTGCCCCGAAGAACCGCTGGAGCGATCTGATTGAGGTCAACATCAACAATCTTGCTGCTGTCCCATCGGTAGTGTTCGGCTTGCTCGGCCTCGCAGTGTTCCTCGGCGCATTCGGGATGCCGCGCTCGGCGCCGATCGTAGGCGGCATGGTGCTGTCTCTGATGACGCTTCCGACCATCATCGTCGCGACACGCGCGGCGTTGAAGGCCGTCCCGCCCTCCATCCGCGAGGCGGGGTACGGCATTGGCGCCTCCAAGCATCAGGTCATGCTGCATCACGTGTTACCGCTAGCCATGCCGGGAATTCTGACCGGCACGATCATTGGACTCGCTCAAGCCCTCGGGGAAACGGCGCCACTGCTGCTGATCGGAATGAACGCATTCATTCCCAGCATCGAGAATATGGGTCTTCTTCAGCCGGCCACGGCCCTGCCGACGCAAATCTTCTCATGGGCGGATAGCCCTGAAAGAGGCTTCGTGAGCCGCACCTCGGCGGCGATCCTGATCCTGCTCGCGTTCCTGATAACCATGAACGCCATCGCGATTTATCTGCGCAACAAGGTTGAGCGCAAGTGGTAGCAACATCCGTATTCGAGAGAGGTTCCTATGGACATGACAATTTCCACTGAGGCCTATTCGCGTGCGCCTGCACAGGAGGCCGAATACGGGCCCAAGATCGCCGCGCGCGATGTCAACGTCTTCTATGGCGAGAAACACGCCCTGAAGAGCGTCACTGTCGATATCCCCGATCGCGGAGTGATGGCCTTCATCGGCCCGTCCGGCTGTGGCAAGTCGACGTTCCTGCGCTGCATCAACCGCATGAACGACACCATCCCGATCTGCCGCGTTACGGGTAAGATCACCATCGACGACCAAGACATCTACGATCCGTCGCTCGACGTCGTGCAGCTGCGCGCGCGCGTCGGCATGGTGTTCCAGAAGCCGAACCCGTTCCCCAAGTCCATTTACGAGAACGTCGCCTACGGCCCGCGCATTCACGGCCTCGCGTCGTCCAAAGCCGAACTCGACCAGATCGTGCAAAAGAGCCTTGAGCGGGCGGCGCTTTGGACCGAGGTCAAGGATCGCCTGAACGATCCCGGCACCGGCCTTTCGGGTGGTCAGCAGCAGCGCCTCTGCATCGCGCGCGCCGTCGCCGTAAGCCCCGAGGTCATCCTGATGGACGAGCCGTGCTCGGCGCTCGATCCCATCGCCACCGCCAAGGTCGAAGAGCTGATCGACGAGCTGAAGAGTAATTTCTGCATCGTCATCGTCACCCACTCGATGCAGCAAGCGGCCCGCGTATCGCAGCGGACGGCATTCTTCCATCTCGGAGTCCTTGTCGAGGAAGGTGAGACCACCGACATTTTCACCAACCCGAAGGACCAGCGCACGCAGGACTACATCACCGGCCGCTTCGGCTAGCCAGAGAGCGCCCGGGAGACCGTCCAATGACGACCGAACGCAGAACCCTATTGTCCGGCTTCACGCCGTGGCGTGGATCCCGATCCGCCTCCAAGGGATCCTTAAGTGACATTGCCGTGGCCGCCGGGCCCAAAGGAGAACAAGAGTCCATGAACGAGCATATCGTGAAGTCCTACGAGGAAGAGCTGGCCCTCCTCGACAGGAAGATCGCCCAGATGGGCGGCCTCGCCGAGCACATCCTCGGCGAGTCGCTCGACGCACTGGAGCGCCGCGATCCACGCCTCGCCGAGCAGGTCGTCACGACTGACAAACAGATCGACCAGCTCGAGCGCGACATCGAGGAGCAGGTGATCTCCATGATCGCCCGCCGTCAGCCACTGGCCGACGACCTGCGCCACGTCATGGCGGCTCTGCGCATCACGGGCGACCTCGAGCGCGTCGGCGACCTCGCAAAGAACATCGCCAAGCGCGCCCTAGCGATCGCCGATGAATCGCACCCCAAACCGCTGATGACCGGACTGCGCCACATGGGCGAGCTGGCTCTCGCGCAGCTCAAGGACGTGCTCGACGCCTATTCGGCGCGCAATGCCGACCGGGCTTTGGCGGTCTGGCGCGGAGACGAGAAGATCGACTCGATGTACAATTCGCTGTTCCGCGAGCTCCTGACCTACATGATGGAGGATCCGCGCAACATCGGCCTGTCGACGCACCTCCTGTTCGGCGCCAAGAACATCGAGCGCGTCGGCGACCACACGACCAACATCGCCGAGACCATCCACTTCCTCGTCAAGGGCGTGAACATCGCCGACGACCGCCCGAAGGGCGACGACACAAGCTCAACTCTCTTCTCGAAGGATTGAGCCGGTAATTCGAGGCAAGCGAACGAACGATGACGGCAAAAATACTTCTGATCGAGGACGAAGCGCCTCTGGCGGAGATGCTGCGCTACAATCTGGAAGCCGAGGGCTTTCGCGTCTCGCACGCGGAGAACGGCGAGGAGGCGGAGCTCTTGGTCGCGGAGGAGAAGCCGGACCTGCTCGTGTTGGACTGGATGCTGCCTGGCGTTTCAGGCATCGAGATCTGCCGGCGCATGCGGGCGCGGATGGAGACCAAGTCCATCCCGATCGTCATGCTGACCGCCCGCGGCGAAGAGGGAGACCGCATCCGCGGTCTCTCCACCGGCGCAGACGATTATGTCGTGAAGCCCTTCTCGCTCCCCGAGCTGATGGCCCGCGTGAAAGCAATCCTCCGTCGCTCGGCCCCCGACCGCATGGCGGACATTCTGCGCTTCGCCGACATCGAGCTCGACCGCCCCGCGCACAAGGTCACGCGCGGCCTGCGCGAGGTGCACCTCGGCCCCAC from Hyphomicrobium sp. CS1GBMeth3 includes:
- a CDS encoding substrate-binding domain-containing protein, translating into MNTKFIAFTAASAVAMAAFAGAASAREIKIVGSSTVFPYTQAVAEEFAKKGGTAPTVESTGTGGGMKIFCQGIGEGHPDLTGASRAMKKSEWELCEKNGVTDVTELLLGYDGLSVANSRKGKKIDVTKEQLYKALAAKVPVDGKLVANTYKKWSEIDSSLPEIAIIAYGPPPTSGTRDAFVELVFHEVCEKSKEGYWADTKKSASKEDFGKMLKEDCTAMRTDGPFIEAGENDNLIVQRLEADANAVGIFGYSFLFENQDKLQALTIGGVEPSMETIASGDYGISRPLFIYIKNPHRKVIKGMDDFVKEYVSDEAMSKDGYLSERGLVALDEAKLKEVQEAALNAKGMNVPTN
- the pstC gene encoding phosphate ABC transporter permease subunit PstC, coding for MLSYVFLALLLLVLTGFFLGRRKATGVAASEDTRLHSLAGYHGWFVAAWIGIPSFLLVLLWLLFQGTVIDWLLVGSLPPERVEGLDKGRLALLVSEIKSVAAGNVFGKPDELVLAAAERYNAWLAIARAAMVAFAISLALAALVLARSRISTQFRARNNVETIMSGLMIACSLIAILTTLGIVISLLYESLRFFDRVSPIEFLTGLNWEPQIPIREGQVTAGGAFGAIPVFVGTLLIAVIAMAVATPIGLLAAVYLTEYATSKFRAIIKPVLEILAGIPTVVYGFFAVLTVAPAMRNFGQFVGVDIAPNSAFAAGAVMGIMLIPFISSFSDDAISAVPQSLRDGSYGLGATKGETITKVLLPAALPGIMGGILLAASRAIGETMIVVMAAGIIASLTLNPLEPVTTVTVQIVTLLIGDTEFDNPKTLAAFALGLVLFLVTLLLNIIALRIVQKYREQYD
- the pstA gene encoding phosphate ABC transporter permease PstA, which codes for MTDTTAAPIGMQGRHDWNSADTRRRVRRRYAANRRLQIYGLGAIGFAILLLGTLFSSLIFTGYVAFTTTKVKLAVHLDAGDIDPAKPESANYRKLTRDAFLAYFPGVSGQKEQRDLQKILSSGAPYIVRDYIVANKGDIGNVATITVPLSDPYDQLYKGVIPSHIEALSSGAIERFDRLKARGVVNVDNGVGRVRLEMFINPADIPDGDVGAGDYQRMINEALQSYFPGTPFEAIRNIMSSDAATVVKERVAADPQLIGKTIAVDLPLSEHYDSLARTGKAMMLNPRFSSPKEIEWFESLKERGLLASPFSWEIFFNPDSRFPELAGLAGALTGSFLALLVCFLLSFPVGIATAFYLEEFAPKNRWSDLIEVNINNLAAVPSVVFGLLGLAVFLGAFGMPRSAPIVGGMVLSLMTLPTIIVATRAALKAVPPSIREAGYGIGASKHQVMLHHVLPLAMPGILTGTIIGLAQALGETAPLLLIGMNAFIPSIENMGLLQPATALPTQIFSWADSPERGFVSRTSAAILILLAFLITMNAIAIYLRNKVERKW
- the pstB gene encoding phosphate ABC transporter ATP-binding protein PstB — protein: MTISTEAYSRAPAQEAEYGPKIAARDVNVFYGEKHALKSVTVDIPDRGVMAFIGPSGCGKSTFLRCINRMNDTIPICRVTGKITIDDQDIYDPSLDVVQLRARVGMVFQKPNPFPKSIYENVAYGPRIHGLASSKAELDQIVQKSLERAALWTEVKDRLNDPGTGLSGGQQQRLCIARAVAVSPEVILMDEPCSALDPIATAKVEELIDELKSNFCIVIVTHSMQQAARVSQRTAFFHLGVLVEEGETTDIFTNPKDQRTQDYITGRFG
- the phoU gene encoding phosphate signaling complex protein PhoU — encoded protein: MNEHIVKSYEEELALLDRKIAQMGGLAEHILGESLDALERRDPRLAEQVVTTDKQIDQLERDIEEQVISMIARRQPLADDLRHVMAALRITGDLERVGDLAKNIAKRALAIADESHPKPLMTGLRHMGELALAQLKDVLDAYSARNADRALAVWRGDEKIDSMYNSLFRELLTYMMEDPRNIGLSTHLLFGAKNIERVGDHTTNIAETIHFLVKGVNIADDRPKGDDTSSTLFSKD
- the phoB gene encoding phosphate regulon transcriptional regulator PhoB; translated protein: MTAKILLIEDEAPLAEMLRYNLEAEGFRVSHAENGEEAELLVAEEKPDLLVLDWMLPGVSGIEICRRMRARMETKSIPIVMLTARGEEGDRIRGLSTGADDYVVKPFSLPELMARVKAILRRSAPDRMADILRFADIELDRPAHKVTRGLREVHLGPTEFRLLEFLMESPGRVLSRAQLLDGVWGRDAYVDERTVDVHVGRLRKALIRGKERDPIRTVRGSGYVFGERSNG